The following proteins are co-located in the Malus sylvestris chromosome 13, drMalSylv7.2, whole genome shotgun sequence genome:
- the LOC126595972 gene encoding protein NRT1/ PTR FAMILY 4.6-like, giving the protein MMFLDNIGFVANMASLVLYFMFVIHFDLSGSATTTTNYLGTTFLLTIVGGFISDAYMNRLNTTLLFGVIELLGYMLLIIQAHDKNLQPLPCLESTCVHGTKALLFYASISFVALGGGGIRGAIPALGADQFDSKDPNEHKHIASFFNWFLLSITVGAVIGVTFVVYVSSNVGWDIGFIISLSCAAVGLLFVALGKPYYRVRVPGESPLIRVLEVLVVSVKNWKVEVPQNSDKLYEIRARDSASKAELIPHSNQFRLLDKAAVLPNGANAARKWKVCTVTQVEEVKVLARMMPILLSTILMNTCLAQLQTLSIQQGTLMNTRIGDFDVPSATIPVIPLAFMTLLIPVYEFAFVPLLRKITGHPNGITHLQRVGVGLVLSAISMAIAGLVEVKRKHEMVHHNHKISLFWLSFHYAIFGIADMFTLVGLMEFFYKEAPAGMRSLSTSFSWLSLSIGYYLSTVFVELINTITSKFTKNKMGWLEGRDMNKSHADYFYWFLAILSVVNFGIYVWCAQWYKYKNDVTVDEEMLLKASGPQSFSASSVSFVSKVEEKQNEAK; this is encoded by the exons ATGATGTTCCTGGATAACATAGGCTTTGTGGCTAACATGGCCAGCCTGGTTTTATACTTCATGTTCGTCATCCACTTCGACCTCTCTGGCTCTGCAACCACCACAACAAATTACTTGGGCACCACATTCTTGCTCACCATTGTTGGAGGATTCATCTCTGATGCCTACATGAACCGCCTCAACACGACTCTACTCTTTGGCGTCATCGAGTTGCTG GGATATATGTTGCTGATTATTCAAGCCCATGACAAAAACCTGCAACCTCTACCTTGTCTGGAATCAACCTGTGTGCATGGCACAAAAGCCCTACTGTTTTACGCTTCGATTTCCTTTGTGGCACTTGGAGGAGGCGGAATCAGAGGAGCAATCCCAGCTTTAGGAGCTGATCAATTCGACTCCAAAGATCCCAATGAGCACAAGCACATAGCCAGCTTCTTCAATTGGTTTTTGCTTAGCATAACAGTTGGAGCTGTGATTGGTGTCACATTTGTGGTGTATGTGAGCTCAAATGTTGGATGGGATATCGGATTTATCATCTCCTTGTCCTGCGCTGCTGTtggtcttctctttgttgcaTTGGGGAAGCCATATTATCGCGTCCGAGTTCCAGGAGAGAGCCCTTTGATTAGGGTTTTAGag GTACTGGTGGTGTCTGTAAAGAACTGGAAGGTGGAGGTACCCCAGAATTCCGATAAACTGTATGAAATACGTGCCCGCGATTCTGCTTCTAAAGCAGAGCTCATCCCTCACAGCAATCAATTCAG ATTACTAGACAAGGCAGCCGTTCTCCCTAATGGCGCGAACGCAGCAAGAAAATGGAAAGTTTGCACAGTAACACAGGTGGAAGAAGTGAAGGTTTTGGCAAGGATGATGCCTATTCTTCTAAGCACAATCCTCATGAACACATGCTTAGCCCAATTGCAAACCCTTTCAATCCAACAAGGCACCCTCATGAACACACGCATTGGCGATTTTGATGTCCCATCCGCCACAATCCCAGTGATTCCTCTAGCGTTCATGACCCTCCTTATTCCAGTCTACGAATTTGCCTTCGTTCCCCTCTTGCGTAAAATCACGGGTCACCCCAATGGCATAACCCACCTCCAGAGAGTCGGGGTGGGGCTTGTCCTCTCAGCCATCTCAATGGCCATAGCAGGACTCGTAGAAGTTAAGCGAAAACATGAGATGGTTCACCACAACCACAAAATTAGCCTCTTCTGGCTCTCTTTCCATTACGCGATCTTTGGAATCGCGGACATGTTTACACTCGTAGGGCTGATGGAATTCTTCTACAAGGAGGCACCCGCCGGCATGCGCTCTCTTTCCACTTCCTTCTCTTGGCTCTCTCTGTCCATTGGCTACTACTTGAGTACGGTTTTCGTCGAGCTCATTAACACCATCACTAGCAAGTTCACTAAGAACAAAATGGGGTGGCTGGAAGGACGCGATATGAACAAAAGCCACGCGGACTATTTCTATTGGTTCCTCGCAATCCTCAGCGTGGTTAATTTCGGAATTTATGTATGGTGTGCCCAATGGTATAAGTATAAGAATGATGTTACAGTCGACGAGGAAATGTTGCTCAAAGCCAGCGGACCTCAGTCTTTCTCTGCAAGCAGTGTAAGCTTTGTTTCCAAggtagaagaaaaacaaaacgaggCCAAGTGA